In Chryseobacterium lactis, a single genomic region encodes these proteins:
- a CDS encoding alpha/beta hydrolase: MNLDYLVREPENITPDTPILFMLHGYGSNEQDLFSFRETLPSDWIIISFRAPRNTQFDGYSWYDINFNDPEQFIDVPQAKESLNAVLESILKIINHYGLTESRAHLCGFSQGGVLSYALALKYPDLFNLVACLSAYPEDKILDGIVKDKKKLERLRFFVSHGTDDAVIPLEWGRKAADLLYDLSCYFTFREYMSGHGVNQKNYMDLMEFFSK; this comes from the coding sequence ATGAATTTAGATTATTTAGTAAGGGAGCCGGAAAATATTACACCGGATACTCCTATCCTTTTTATGCTTCACGGCTATGGCAGCAATGAGCAGGATCTTTTCAGTTTTAGAGAAACACTACCCAGTGATTGGATTATCATAAGCTTCAGAGCTCCCAGAAATACTCAATTTGATGGATATTCATGGTATGACATAAACTTCAATGATCCTGAACAGTTCATTGATGTACCACAAGCCAAAGAATCATTAAATGCAGTCTTGGAAAGCATTTTAAAAATAATAAATCACTACGGCCTTACCGAAAGCAGAGCGCATCTGTGTGGCTTTAGCCAGGGAGGTGTATTGAGTTATGCCTTGGCTTTAAAATATCCTGATCTTTTTAATCTTGTTGCCTGTCTTAGTGCCTATCCAGAGGATAAAATCCTTGATGGTATTGTAAAGGACAAAAAGAAACTTGAAAGATTACGCTTTTTTGTTTCTCATGGTACAGACGATGCTGTGATCCCTCTTGAATGGGGCAGAAAAGCAGCTGACCTTCTTTACGATCTTAGCTGCTATTTCACTTTCAGAGAATATATGAGTGGTCATGGAGTGAATCAGAAAAATTATATGGATTTAATGGAGTTTTTCTCAAAATAA